One window of the Diospyros lotus cultivar Yz01 chromosome 12, ASM1463336v1, whole genome shotgun sequence genome contains the following:
- the LOC127786801 gene encoding disease resistance protein RLM3-like, which yields MGLSMAASSSSLIPPPQREYNVFLNFSGLDTRESIISHLRVDLERNGFHTFRDDENLDRGQSIGPGLLEAIEDSSMSLVVFSKNYFASTWCLRELKKIMECKKNSEHFVLPIFYKIEPSDIRHLNESCRNLG from the exons ATGG GCTTGTCCATGGCTGCTTCATCGTCATCTCTCATCCCACCACCACAGCGGGAATACAATGTCTTCTTGAATTTTAGCGGTCTTGACACCCGCGAGTCCATTATTAGTCATCTACGAGTTGATTTGGAGCGAAACGGCTTTCACACATTTAGAGACGACGAAAACTTGGATAGAGGACAGAGTATTGGGCCAGGACTATTGGAAGCAATTGAGGATTCATCAATGTCTCTTGTTGTGTTCTCAAAGAACTACTTTGCATCGACATGGTGTTTGCGCGAACTTAAGAAGATTATGGAGTGTAAAAAGAACTCAGAACATTTTGTTTTGCCCATATTTTATAAGATAGAACCGTCTGATATACGACACTTAAACGAGAGTTGCAGAAATCTTGGC
- the LOC127814159 gene encoding disease resistance protein RPV1-like: MENWRTILTEVANLSGIISNHYRDEASLVKDIVKEVQRKLNLRIDLNVATHPVGIEPRLQKLLKELCLESSDDVRIIAIWGVGGLGKTTIAKAAYNHIRSRFEGCSFVDNVRETWEQSNRGLLALQNQIRSDISKNKNYKIRNSHEGVEFLKHRAFNGRKVLLVLDDVNSVEQLTALAIDPRFLYRGSRIIVTTRDISSLNSLRPVLTKYELELLNKDESLRLFNLHAFNQHNPLEGFMEFSKTVVDYAGGIPLVLQVLGCYLNGKNDQSVWRSAITKLENIPHNDVQRKLRISFDSLDEKQQKLFLDIAFFFVGKSKNFTIQALQDNEIFPEDGFQRLVDLCLLKCDQGLVIVMHDVFKQMGREIVRQENVDYPGKRSRLWDYKDALKVLKNCEGTEAVEGLILLHNGKDIKVKAKAFQKMTKLRVLHLDHVLLSTGYKLLFRNSGHKHLSRNLVWLRWHHFDLSVLPSQLYLENLVALDLSYSNIKRVWRGTKVLKKLQVLNLRSCHNLTTLPNLSELSNLERLDLSECVRLQEVDKSIGHLHRLYFLSLYDCHSLRKLPSEMANLKSLEVLWISQIPSKCQTLTKKSTSSLGLSLNFIQGLRSLRLLDISGRSFTQLPDKLWCMTSLAYLCISGFKIACLPESICNLTKLETLDCSYCRMSNLPSELGRLNRLLELNLQGNNFCSLPESIGDLTNLESLDLRDCERLQSLPKLSSCGDFIDVSNCTSLESISLESMMNYSDLSCYNCPKLYEKYSVDKIGTSFLDYKGARSFRIMSHSWGMFPDWLQHETTNSYYAFKVPPLGVGNKYFIRCIFYVVLIMLDKNYSSWLDSKLHNKTKDCHYSIGCNYYRDASLADLFTFYYISFHVDELDLEEGDEIEISWTHNKNAALKKWGIHVSYYTMDDTRLKID, encoded by the exons ATGGAGAATTGGAGAACAATTCTAACTGAAGTTGCCAATTTAAGTGGTATCATCTCCAATCACTATAG GGATGAAGCAAGCTTGGTTAAGGATATTGTTAAAGAGgttcaaagaaaattaaatttgcgCATAGATTTAAATGTTGCAACCCATCCAGTTGGAATAGAGCCTCGTTTACAAAAGCTACTCAAGGAGTTGTGCTTGGAGTCATCTGATGATGTTCGTATTATAGCAATATGGGGAGTTGGTGGACTAGGTAAGACAACAATTGCCAAAGCTGCGTATAATCATATTCGTAGCAGGTTTGAAGGTTGCAGCTTTGTCGACAATGTTAGAGAAACATGGGAGCAATCAAATAGGGGCTTGCTTGCTTTGCAAAATCAAATTCGATCTGATATCTCgaagaataaaaattataaaattagaaactCTCACGAGGGGGTTGAATTCTTAAAACATAGAGCTTTCAACGGAAGAAAAGTGCTCCTAGTTCTTGATGATGTAAATAGTGTGGAACAGCTGACTGCACTAGCCATCGATCCAAGGTTCCTCTATCGTGGGAGTAGAATTATTGTAACTACTAGAGATATTTCTTCCTTGAACTCGCTTCGACCAGTGCTTACCAAATATGAGCTTGAGCTTTTGAATAAGGATGAATCTCTTCGACTCTTTAATTTGCATGCCTTCAACCAACATAATCCTCTAGAGGGCTTTATGGAGTTTTCAAAAACAGTGGTGGATTATGCAGGGGGTATTCCATTAGTTCTTCAAGTTTTGGGTTGCTATTTGAATGGCAAAAACGATCAATCTGTATGGAGAAGTGCAATTACAAAATTGGAAAATATTCCTCATAATGACGTTCAAAGAAAACTAAGGATAAGTTTTGATTCActagatgaaaaacaacaaaagttgTTCCTAGATATAGCATTCTTCTTTGTTGGAAAGAGTAAAAATTTTACCATTCAAGCATTGCAAGACAATGAGATTTTCCCAGAAGATGGATTTCAACGCTTGGTGGATCTATGTCTCCTAAAATGTGATCAGGGACTTGTGATTGTAATGCATGATGTTTTCAAGCAGATGGGTAGGGAGATCGTTCGACAAGAGAATGTTGATTATCCAGGAAAACGCAGTAGATTATGGGATTACAAGGATGCCCTTAAAGTGCTGAAAAATTGTGAG GGAACTGAAGCAGTTGAGGGCCTTATCCTGTTGCACAATGGAAAAGATATTAAAGTGAAAGCAAAAGCATTTCAAAAGATGACAAAACTGAGGGTGCTTCATCTCGATCACGTTCTTCTTAGTACTGGCTACAAGCTTTTGTTCAGAAATTCTGGCCACAAGCATTTGTCCAGAAATTTAGTATGGCTACGTTGGCATCACTTTGATCTCAGTGTTTTGCCATCGCAATTATACTTGGAGAATTTGGTTGCTCTTGACCTAAGTTACAGCAACATAAAACGAGTTTGGAGGGGAACTAAG GTTTTAAAGAAACTACAAGTTCTTAACTTAAGGTCTTGTCACAACTTAACCACACTTCCTAATCTCTCTGAGCTCTCCAATCTCGAGAGGCTGGATCTTTCGGAGTGTGTAAGATTGCAAGAGGTGGATAAGTCTATTGGACATCTCCATAGATTATATTTTCTAAGCCTCTATGATTGCCACAGCCTTAGGAAGCTTCCGTCGGAGATGGCCAACTTGAAATCTCTTGAAGTATTATGGATCTCCCAGATCCCGAGCAAGTGTCAAACATTGACAAAAAAGAGTACAAGTTCTCTTGGGTTGTCACTAAACTTTATACAGGGCTTAAGGTCCTTACGTCTATTGGATATTAGTGGCCGCTCTTTCACTCAATTACCTGATAAATTATGGTGTATGACCTCCTTAGCCTATTTATGTATTTCGGGATTTAAAATTGCTTGCTTGCCAGAGAGTATATGCAACCTTACAAAATTGGAGACTTTAGATTGTTCATATTGCCGTATGTCAAATCTGCCAAGTGAACTTGGGAGATTGAACCGATTGCTTGAGTTGAATCTTCAGGGAAATAACTTTTGTAGTCTGCCAGAGAGCATCGGTGACCTCACTAACTTAGAGAGTCTCGATTTGCGTGATTGTGAAAGACTCCAATCACTCCCCAAGCTTTCAAGTTGTGGAGATTTCATCGATGTTTCCAATTGCACATCATTAGAAAGCATATCACTCGAATCAATGATGAACTATAGCGATTTGTCTTGTTACAATTGTCCTAAACTATACGAGAAGTATTCTGTCGACAAAATTGGAACAAGTTTTCTCGATTACAAG GGTGCACGTTCATTCAGAATTATGAGTCATTCATGGGGCATGTTTCCTGATTGGTTGCAGCATGAGACCACAAACTCATATTATGCTTTCAAGGTGCCTCCTCTTGGAGtcggaaataaatattttattcgaTGTATTTTTTATGTTGTCCTGATCATGCTTGACAAAAACTATTCGAGTTGGTTGGATTCCAAATTGCACAACAAAACCAAAGATTGCCACTATAGTATTGGTTGCAACTATTATAGGGACGCATCGCTGGCAGATCTGttcactttttattatatttcttttcatGTGGATGAGTTGGACTTGGAAGAAGGCGATGAAATAGAAATTTCTTGGACACATAACAAGAATGCGGCTTTGAAGAAATGGGGAATTCATGTCAGTTATTACACAATGGATGACACAAGATTGAAGATTGATTGA